A single Buchnera aphidicola (Hyperomyzus lactucae) DNA region contains:
- the rsxG gene encoding electron transport complex subunit RsxG — protein sequence MKKYHEIFKNAFLISFFYTISITSIVYINNITKNQIVFQKEKEKKILLEQVIPSKIYNTFKKELYIIKNKYLGDYKTHNLWVLFKNKKAKAAIVETIAPDGYSGSINMLVAAYFNGKIIGVRVLSHKETPGIGDKIELSVSNWITKFSNMSVSSLEDKHFALKKYGGEIEQFTGATITPQSVTNAIKKTVVFIKTIPSILNLLNKDVCEY from the coding sequence ATGAAAAAATATCACGAAATCTTTAAAAATGCTTTTTTAATCAGTTTTTTTTATACTATATCTATAACAAGCATAGTATATATAAATAATATAACAAAAAATCAAATTGTTTTTCAAAAAGAAAAAGAAAAAAAAATTTTATTAGAACAAGTGATTCCTTCTAAAATATATAATACTTTTAAAAAAGAGTTATATATTATAAAAAATAAATATTTAGGAGATTATAAAACGCATAATTTATGGGTATTATTTAAAAATAAAAAAGCCAAAGCGGCAATTGTTGAAACTATAGCTCCTGATGGCTATTCTGGATCTATTAATATGTTAGTAGCAGCATATTTTAATGGAAAAATTATTGGAGTAAGAGTTTTATCTCATAAAGAAACTCCAGGAATTGGAGATAAAATTGAATTATCTGTCTCTAATTGGATTACTAAATTTTCTAATATGAGTGTATCTTCTCTAGAAGATAAACATTTTGCACTAAAAAAATATGGAGGGGAAATTGAACAGTTTACTGGGGCGACAATAACACCACAATCAGTAACAAATGCTATTAAAAAAACAGTAGTTTTTATTAAAACTATACCTTCAATTTTAAATCTACTAAATAAGGATGTTTGTGAATATTAA
- a CDS encoding electron transport complex subunit E produces MNIKDFLKIRLWKKNSSLVQLLGLCPVLAMTTNAINAIGLGITTTLVLTITNTIISILKKFIPKYVRIPIYMIIISSIVTSIEILMHAYQFHLYQSLGIFIPLIVTNCIILGRADLIAYKSSIKVSFFDGIFIGLGSTFSMFIIGSIREILGNGTLFFGANKIISSIDSSFFIQLLDKDSTIILAILPPGGFFVLGCIIAVKNFIDLYYNKKILLKNTKCSCLNTIKK; encoded by the coding sequence GTGAATATTAAAGATTTTTTAAAGATTAGATTATGGAAAAAGAATTCTTCTTTAGTACAATTGCTAGGATTATGTCCAGTTTTAGCAATGACAACGAATGCAATTAATGCAATAGGTTTAGGAATTACAACTACTTTAGTATTAACTATTACAAATACTATTATTTCTATTTTAAAAAAATTTATACCTAAATATGTTAGAATCCCAATTTACATGATAATAATTTCTTCTATTGTTACATCGATAGAAATATTAATGCATGCTTATCAATTTCATTTATATCAATCATTGGGTATTTTTATTCCATTAATAGTAACTAATTGTATTATTTTAGGACGTGCAGATCTTATTGCTTATAAGAGTTCTATAAAAGTCTCTTTTTTTGATGGTATTTTTATAGGTTTAGGTTCAACTTTTTCTATGTTTATCATAGGTTCTATAAGAGAAATATTAGGCAATGGAACTCTTTTTTTTGGTGCAAATAAAATTATATCTTCTATAGATAGTTCTTTTTTTATTCAGCTATTAGACAAAGATTCTACTATAATTCTAGCCATTCTTCCGCCAGGTGGTTTTTTTGTATTAGGCTGTATAATTGCGGTTAAAAACTTTATAGATTTATATTATAATAAGAAAATTCTTTTAAAAAATACAAAATGTTCTTGCCTTAATACAATAAAAAAATAA
- the nth gene encoding endonuclease III — MNKEKRYKILSLFDSKNPNPNTELVFSSNFEFLLCVILSAKSTDVIVNKTTKILFKIANTPESILLLGLERLKNYIKHIGLYNTKALNIIRTSFLILNKYQGNIPNNRFELESLPGVGRKTSNVILNVLFKKKTIAVDTHVFRVSNRTNFAKGINTEEVEKKLIKVVPNIFKLKIHSWFVLHGRYVCTARTLKCNICFIYSLCEFDKKVF, encoded by the coding sequence ATGAATAAAGAAAAACGTTACAAAATTTTATCACTTTTTGATAGTAAAAATCCTAATCCTAATACAGAATTAGTTTTTTCTTCTAATTTTGAATTTCTATTATGTGTTATACTTTCAGCTAAATCTACTGATGTAATCGTTAATAAAACTACTAAAATATTATTTAAAATAGCAAATACTCCAGAAAGTATTTTATTATTAGGATTAGAACGTCTTAAAAATTATATTAAACATATTGGTTTATATAATACTAAAGCATTGAATATTATTCGTACATCTTTTTTGATACTAAATAAGTATCAAGGAAATATTCCAAATAATCGTTTTGAATTAGAGTCTTTGCCGGGTGTGGGAAGAAAAACATCTAATGTTATTCTGAATGTATTATTTAAAAAAAAAACTATTGCTGTAGACACGCATGTGTTTAGGGTTTCTAACCGTACTAATTTCGCCAAAGGAATAAATACAGAAGAAGTTGAAAAAAAACTAATTAAAGTAGTTCCAAATATTTTTAAATTGAAAATTCATTCTTGGTTTGTTTTGCATGGTCGATATGTTTGTACTGCGCGTACATTGAAATGCAATATATGTTTCATATATTCATTATGTGAATTCGATAAAAAAGTTTTTTAA
- the priA gene encoding primosomal protein N' produces the protein MIIVKVILPLPIRKYFKYFMSDLMYPIVGGRIVVPFHSKDIIGIVVSFYKATNVSQLNFKYVKSLIDTKSIYTDVVLELLMWIGKNYQYPIGNLFFSVLPKLLCNGYVIKNKDVYRWSITKKGQELDSDQLKKRKKQLYTLLLLKKNSVLSTELKKYNLSKCILKKLEIQKLCTIDVNCQSFMKNKYISNTKKNFFLNKKILININNILIKKSFSSWLLTKINLYIKVKFYLGLIKEILYKDVQILILVPHVKYINMILIFLEKNFNISIDIMHSQLTNTKYLKNWIRTKNGENSIVIGTKNSIFLPFLKLGMIILLEEHNLNYKNINQYRYNARDIAILRAYKENIPIILDSETPSLKTLHNILSKKCLYIKLNKDNYIDKLNSSIIDLKKEKIRYGLSLTLINEIYNNFKKKQVLLIFNTFSLFFFVLSCHSCGWIFKCTNCHDYFEFNEYYHVLLCKFCLIKIKKPKFCYRCGCVSLIVCNIGIENIKNNIQNIFPKIPVFFLLHKKNFGKNLFNKKFFEFSTSDSCIIITTEKIVQNYFFPHVKLISLICVDNHFLSFQFRNIEYFAQFYINLAQLTNNGKKLVKILIQTSFSHNSHLKELCENGYLSLANKILEIRKNFLLPPWSFQSMIYAESLHSENNVIFLNLMRKLLKIKSKKHNCFLWLVGPNRVFSLRYKKKCFHKLLIQCSSRIVLNNVLNESIHIINLFSISKKIKWFVDIDPN, from the coding sequence GTGATTATTGTAAAAGTAATTTTACCTTTACCTATTAGGAAATATTTTAAATATTTTATGTCTGATCTAATGTATCCAATTGTTGGAGGACGAATAGTAGTTCCTTTTCATTCGAAAGACATAATAGGTATAGTTGTTTCATTTTATAAAGCAACTAATGTAAGTCAATTAAATTTTAAATATGTTAAATCATTAATTGATACTAAATCAATTTACACTGATGTTGTTTTAGAGCTTTTAATGTGGATTGGTAAAAATTACCAATATCCCATTGGAAATTTGTTTTTTTCTGTTTTACCTAAGCTATTATGTAATGGTTATGTTATAAAAAATAAAGATGTTTATCGATGGAGTATAACTAAAAAAGGTCAAGAATTAGATTCTGACCAGTTAAAAAAAAGAAAAAAACAATTATATACATTATTACTTTTAAAAAAAAATAGTGTGTTAAGTACTGAACTAAAAAAATATAATTTATCTAAATGTATTTTAAAAAAATTGGAAATACAGAAATTATGTACAATAGATGTTAATTGTCAATCTTTTATGAAAAATAAATATATTAGTAATACTAAAAAAAATTTTTTTTTAAATAAAAAAATATTAATTAATATTAATAATATTTTAATCAAAAAATCTTTTTCATCTTGGTTGTTAACTAAAATCAATTTATATATAAAAGTTAAATTTTATTTAGGTTTAATTAAAGAAATTTTATATAAAGATGTACAAATTTTAATTCTAGTTCCTCATGTTAAATATATCAATATGATTTTGATTTTTTTAGAAAAAAATTTCAATATTTCTATTGATATAATGCATTCACAATTAACTAATACTAAATATTTAAAGAATTGGATTAGAACAAAAAATGGTGAAAATTCTATTGTAATTGGAACAAAAAATAGTATTTTTTTGCCTTTTTTAAAACTAGGAATGATTATTCTTCTGGAAGAACACAACTTAAATTATAAAAATATCAATCAATACAGATATAATGCTAGAGATATAGCCATACTGAGAGCATATAAAGAAAACATACCTATAATTTTAGACTCAGAAACTCCTTCGCTAAAAACATTGCATAATATTTTATCTAAAAAATGTTTATATATCAAACTAAATAAAGATAATTATATTGATAAATTAAATAGTAGTATTATTGATTTAAAAAAAGAAAAAATAAGATATGGTTTATCTTTGACTTTAATAAATGAAATTTATAACAATTTTAAAAAAAAGCAAGTATTATTGATTTTTAATACATTTAGTTTGTTTTTTTTTGTATTAAGTTGTCACTCATGTGGTTGGATATTTAAATGTACTAATTGTCATGATTATTTTGAATTCAATGAATATTATCATGTGTTATTATGTAAGTTTTGTTTAATAAAAATAAAAAAACCAAAATTTTGCTATCGTTGTGGTTGTGTGTCTTTGATTGTATGTAATATTGGTATAGAGAATATTAAAAATAATATACAAAATATTTTTCCAAAAATACCAGTATTTTTTTTATTACATAAAAAAAATTTTGGAAAAAACTTATTTAATAAAAAATTTTTTGAATTTTCTACTTCAGATTCTTGTATTATTATTACTACAGAAAAAATTGTTCAAAACTATTTTTTTCCACACGTAAAATTAATTAGTTTAATTTGCGTCGATAATCATTTTCTTTCTTTTCAATTTCGTAATATAGAATATTTCGCACAATTTTATATTAATTTAGCTCAATTAACTAATAATGGAAAAAAATTAGTAAAAATATTAATACAAACTTCGTTTTCTCATAATTCTCATTTAAAAGAATTATGCGAAAATGGATATCTTTCTTTAGCGAATAAAATACTAGAAATCCGAAAAAATTTTTTATTACCTCCTTGGAGTTTTCAAAGTATGATTTATGCGGAAAGTTTACATAGTGAAAATAATGTTATTTTCTTGAATTTAATGCGTAAATTATTGAAAATTAAATCTAAGAAACATAATTGTTTTTTATGGTTAGTAGGTCCTAATCGCGTTTTTTCATTACGATATAAGAAAAAATGTTTTCATAAATTATTAATTCAGTGTTCTTCACGTATAGTCTTAAATAATGTATTAAATGAATCTATTCATATAATAAACTTATTTTCTATTTCAAAAAAAATAAAATGGTTTGTAGATATTGATCCCAATTAA
- the tyrS gene encoding tyrosine--tRNA ligase yields MSEFNLIQTLRNRGLISYITNEDNLNKLIESNSISLYCGFDPTDESLHIGHLLPLIILKRFQMAGHKPIILIGGATSLIGDPSFKKEERFLNTIDNINQWTEKISKQISHFLDFTCIKNSALLLNNNIWFDKINILSFLRDVGKYFSINKMINRAAIKKRIIRPDRGISFTEFSYNLLQAYDFFILNQEYQVNLQIGGADQWGNIASGMHLINKKSKKEVYGLTVPLLIQSNGMKFGKTESGTIWLDANKTSPYKFYQFWMNIEDSNVYDFLKMFTFIKVSEINIREQKKFTNNQIVHDKSVLAKHITLLVHGKKQLLAAERITEFLFSKKIIDIQESDLQQLRQDGIPSIQVNNIKDLQEALVLSSLAKSRTQAKNMIMSNSISINTQRISKNHIFNNHDKLFGKFTLLSRGKKHHFLLCW; encoded by the coding sequence ATGAGTGAATTTAATTTAATTCAAACATTGCGCAATAGAGGTTTGATATCTTATATTACAAACGAAGATAATTTAAATAAACTTATTGAAAGCAACTCAATTTCTCTTTATTGTGGATTTGATCCTACAGATGAAAGTTTACATATAGGTCATCTTTTACCTTTGATAATCTTAAAAAGATTTCAAATGGCAGGTCATAAACCTATAATTTTAATAGGAGGAGCTACGAGTTTGATTGGAGATCCTAGTTTTAAAAAAGAAGAACGTTTTTTAAATACCATTGATAATATTAATCAATGGACAGAAAAAATTAGCAAACAAATTTCCCATTTTTTGGATTTTACTTGTATTAAGAATAGTGCATTATTATTAAATAATAATATATGGTTTGATAAAATCAATATTTTATCATTCCTAAGAGATGTTGGAAAATATTTTTCAATTAACAAAATGATTAATCGAGCAGCAATTAAAAAACGTATTATTAGACCAGATCGAGGGATTTCATTTACAGAATTTTCCTATAATTTATTACAAGCATATGATTTTTTTATTTTAAATCAAGAGTATCAAGTCAATCTTCAAATTGGAGGGGCGGATCAATGGGGTAATATTGCTTCGGGAATGCATTTGATAAATAAAAAATCTAAAAAAGAAGTATATGGTTTAACAGTACCCCTTCTTATTCAGTCAAATGGAATGAAATTTGGTAAAACTGAATCGGGAACTATTTGGTTAGATGCGAATAAAACTAGTCCTTATAAATTCTATCAGTTTTGGATGAATATAGAAGATTCCAATGTTTATGATTTTTTAAAAATGTTTACTTTTATAAAAGTATCAGAAATTAACATAAGAGAACAAAAGAAATTTACTAACAATCAAATTGTACACGATAAAAGTGTTCTTGCAAAACATATTACTCTTTTGGTGCACGGAAAGAAACAATTATTAGCAGCGGAAAGAATTACAGAATTTCTTTTTTCTAAAAAGATTATTGATATTCAAGAATCTGATTTACAACAATTAAGACAAGATGGTATACCTTCCATTCAAGTAAATAATATAAAAGATTTACAAGAAGCATTAGTACTATCTTCATTAGCAAAATCTCGAACTCAAGCTAAAAATATGATAATGTCAAATTCTATATCTATTAATACTCAAAGAATAAGCAAAAATCATATTTTTAATAATCACGATAAATTATTTGGAAAATTTACTCTATTATCTAGAGGGAAAAAACACCATTTTTTATTATGTTGGTAA
- a CDS encoding iron-sulfur cluster assembly accessory protein, with protein sequence MNTDKINTYAPKKNQWKGVLISQDALKQISFLINLNSDNKGIRLGIKKSGCAGFRYTMKLVKTSELTQANDEKEIVFFYKNILIYISSKEIPFLEGVRIDFVKDNINQVFKFYNSKLENFCGCGESFSINSN encoded by the coding sequence ATGAATACAGATAAAATCAATACTTATGCCCCTAAAAAAAATCAATGGAAAGGTGTTTTAATAAGTCAAGATGCTCTAAAACAAATTTCTTTTTTAATTAATTTAAATTCTGATAATAAAGGAATAAGATTAGGAATAAAAAAATCAGGATGTGCAGGTTTTCGTTATACTATGAAGTTAGTAAAAACTTCAGAATTAACACAAGCAAACGATGAAAAGGAAATAGTATTTTTTTATAAAAATATTCTTATATATATTTCTTCTAAAGAAATACCGTTTTTAGAAGGAGTAAGAATAGATTTTGTAAAAGATAATATTAATCAAGTTTTTAAATTTTACAATTCTAAATTAGAAAATTTTTGCGGTTGTGGCGAAAGTTTTTCAATTAATTCAAATTAA
- the ydiK gene encoding AI-2E family transporter YdiK, with the protein MQNPKEEMDLSQFILSLIFIISMGVMSFLIIHPFILGFSWASMIVIATWPLMLKIQKFLGGKRSLAVIIMIIILLLLFIIPVFFLVNSLIATSIPLIHWFSSNTLEFPELAWLQDIPLIGKKIFISYQELLEGDGGELIREVRPYMGRTTEFFIIQTKNCGLFFIHLILMLLFSTLLYWNGEKISSSIRYFAFRLSKKNGEAIVLLAVQAIRAVALGVAVTALIQAALSGIGLLISGVPYWALLMIIIFFSCLIQLGPLPILIPSIIWLYWNNNATWGTILLIWSTLVFILDHILRPFFIRIGADLPILLILSGVIGGLLVFGIIGLFVGPVVLIIFYRLIISWMYGISIGSFLKNTPLK; encoded by the coding sequence ATGCAAAATCCAAAGGAAGAAATGGATTTATCGCAGTTTATTTTATCACTGATATTTATTATTTCTATGGGTGTGATGAGTTTTTTAATCATCCATCCATTTATATTAGGATTTTCTTGGGCTAGTATGATTGTTATTGCTACTTGGCCCCTTATGTTGAAGATACAAAAATTTTTAGGGGGTAAGCGTTCTCTTGCAGTAATAATAATGATAATAATTTTGTTATTGTTATTTATTATCCCAGTATTTTTTTTAGTAAACAGTTTGATAGCAACAAGTATACCTCTTATTCATTGGTTTAGCTCTAATACTCTAGAATTTCCAGAATTAGCATGGCTTCAAGATATTCCTCTTATTGGAAAAAAAATATTTATTAGCTATCAAGAGCTACTAGAAGGCGATGGAGGAGAATTAATTCGCGAAGTAAGACCCTACATGGGACGTACGACTGAATTTTTTATCATTCAAACTAAAAATTGTGGACTTTTTTTTATTCATTTAATACTAATGTTACTATTTAGTACTTTACTTTATTGGAACGGTGAGAAGATTAGTAGTTCTATTCGTTACTTTGCTTTTCGACTTAGTAAAAAAAATGGAGAAGCCATTGTTTTGTTGGCAGTTCAAGCTATTAGAGCTGTCGCTTTAGGCGTAGCTGTAACAGCATTAATTCAAGCTGCTTTGTCTGGTATAGGATTGTTAATTTCTGGTGTTCCTTATTGGGCATTATTAATGATAATAATTTTTTTTTCTTGCCTAATACAATTAGGACCATTACCTATTTTAATTCCATCAATTATATGGCTTTATTGGAATAATAATGCTACTTGGGGTACAATATTATTAATATGGAGTACTCTTGTCTTTATACTTGATCATATACTGAGACCATTTTTTATACGTATAGGAGCAGATTTACCTATTTTGTTGATTTTATCTGGAGTTATTGGTGGTTTATTAGTTTTTGGAATAATTGGTTTGTTTGTTGGTCCAGTGGTATTAATAATATTTTATCGTTTAATAATATCATGGATGTACGGCATTTCTATTGGATCTTTTTTAAAAAATACGCCATTAAAATAA
- a CDS encoding 3-deoxy-7-phosphoheptulonate synthase: protein MKKTDELRTIRIDPLITPSELAQKYAITSDIMDTVITTRQNIARIMTGEDLRLLVVIGPCSVHDPIAAVEYAQRLYELRVKYKDRLEIIMRTYFEKPRTVVGWKGLISDPDLDGSFRVNHGLALARKLLLDINALGMPAATEFLDIVIGQFIADLISWGAIGARTTESQIHREMASALSCPVGFKNGTDGNIRIAIDAIRAAKVRHLFFAPNKNGQMTINHTSGNPYGHIIMRGGRAPNYHADDINLAVKYLREFNLLEYLMIDFSHGNCLKEHLRQKNVSKSVSNQIANGSKAIFGVMIESFLEEGFQKVVNNQSLIYGKSITDACLNWKDSTLIIKQLADAVDSRF, encoded by the coding sequence ATGAAAAAAACAGATGAACTACGTACAATACGAATTGATCCATTAATAACTCCATCTGAATTGGCACAGAAATATGCTATTACTTCAGATATTATGGACACTGTTATTACAACAAGACAAAATATTGCTCGTATTATGACCGGAGAAGATTTGCGATTACTTGTCGTAATAGGTCCATGTTCAGTTCATGATCCTATTGCTGCAGTAGAATATGCACAGAGATTGTATGAATTAAGAGTAAAGTATAAAGATCGTCTTGAAATTATCATGCGTACATATTTTGAAAAACCAAGAACAGTAGTAGGATGGAAAGGATTAATTTCAGATCCAGATTTAGATGGTAGTTTTCGAGTGAATCATGGATTAGCTCTAGCTCGCAAATTATTATTAGATATAAATGCATTGGGAATGCCTGCTGCAACAGAATTTCTAGATATAGTTATAGGGCAATTTATTGCAGATTTAATTAGTTGGGGTGCTATTGGAGCCAGAACAACTGAAAGTCAAATTCACAGAGAAATGGCTTCTGCTCTTTCTTGTCCAGTAGGTTTTAAAAATGGTACTGATGGAAATATAAGAATCGCCATTGATGCCATTCGTGCTGCAAAAGTACGACATTTGTTTTTCGCTCCTAATAAAAATGGACAAATGACAATTAACCATACTAGCGGTAATCCATATGGTCATATAATTATGAGAGGTGGTCGTGCTCCTAATTATCATGCTGATGATATTAATTTAGCGGTCAAATATTTACGTGAATTTAATTTATTAGAATATTTAATGATAGATTTTAGTCATGGTAATTGTTTAAAAGAACATCTTCGTCAAAAAAATGTTTCTAAATCAGTTTCAAATCAAATTGCTAATGGTTCTAAAGCTATTTTTGGTGTTATGATTGAAAGCTTTTTAGAAGAAGGTTTCCAGAAAGTAGTGAACAATCAATCATTAATATATGGAAAATCAATTACTGATGCGTGTTTAAATTGGAAAGATAGTACTTTAATTATAAAACAATTAGCAGATGCCGTAGATAGTCGTTTTTAA
- the thrS gene encoding threonine--tRNA ligase yields MPVIRFCDGSQQVYERSVSLIEVIKNKKPSIIKSILAISVNSRFSNFNTLITEDSFIKFIQRQDHEALNIIRYSCAQLLSYAVQNIWPMAQIAESNITNNGFYCDIDLKNKISEADLFLLEKNMKILIKKEYDILHKLVSYSQAIEIFQKRFAKYKIFLLNKNINYTKTIPLYYHESYVDIDIGMQVYNIKFCKYFKIQKIGGAYWEGNNKNKMLQRIYGTAWSNQNELNKHINYLHEIEKRDHRKLGTFLDLYHVQEESPGMIFWHNKGWIIFHELENFVREKLKEYRYKEVKTPLLIDKLIWEKSGHWDNYKNAIFTTLSEHREYCIKPMNCPGHVQIFNSKLKSYRDLPIRMAEFGSCHRNEPSGSLHGLMRVRNFTQDDAHIFCTKEQVRTEINNCIKMIYDLYSIFNFKKILVKLSTRPEKRIGTDSLWDQSEKDLSDMLIENHLSFEYQLGEGAFYGPKIEFILQDSLDRNWQCGTIQLDFYLPLRLNSFYINENNERKVPVIIHRAILGSIERFIGILIEECSGNLPTWLSPVQVVILSINNIGLDYIKKLVKNFSDLNIRIESDLRNEKIGFKIREHILHKIPYILICGEKEISANKISVRDRNGNHFTMIDIDIFIKKLQKEIITRNFYQMEE; encoded by the coding sequence ATGCCTGTAATAAGATTTTGTGATGGAAGTCAGCAGGTGTACGAACGTTCTGTTTCATTAATAGAAGTTATTAAAAATAAAAAACCTAGTATAATAAAATCTATTCTTGCGATTTCTGTTAATAGTCGTTTTTCAAATTTTAATACTTTAATCACAGAAGATTCTTTTATAAAGTTTATCCAAAGACAAGATCATGAAGCGTTAAATATTATTCGATATTCTTGTGCTCAACTTTTAAGTTACGCTGTACAAAATATATGGCCTATGGCACAAATTGCTGAAAGTAACATTACAAATAATGGTTTTTACTGCGATATAGATTTAAAAAATAAAATTTCAGAGGCAGATCTTTTTTTATTAGAAAAAAATATGAAAATTCTTATAAAAAAAGAATATGATATATTACATAAGTTAGTTTCTTATTCTCAAGCGATTGAGATATTTCAAAAACGTTTTGCAAAATATAAAATATTCTTACTTAATAAAAATATTAATTATACAAAGACAATTCCTTTGTATTATCATGAAAGTTATGTAGATATTGATATAGGTATGCAAGTATATAACATAAAGTTTTGTAAATATTTTAAAATACAAAAAATTGGAGGTGCTTATTGGGAAGGAAATAATAAAAATAAGATGTTACAGCGGATTTATGGTACTGCATGGTCTAATCAAAATGAATTAAATAAACATATAAATTATTTACATGAAATAGAAAAAAGAGATCATAGAAAACTTGGAACTTTTCTTGATCTATATCATGTGCAAGAAGAATCTCCAGGGATGATTTTTTGGCATAATAAAGGTTGGATTATTTTTCATGAATTAGAAAATTTTGTTAGAGAAAAATTAAAAGAATATAGATATAAAGAAGTTAAAACACCATTATTAATAGATAAATTAATATGGGAAAAAAGTGGACATTGGGATAATTATAAAAATGCAATTTTTACTACATTATCAGAACATCGAGAATACTGCATTAAACCTATGAATTGCCCTGGACATGTTCAAATTTTTAATAGCAAATTGAAATCTTATCGAGATTTACCTATTCGAATGGCAGAATTTGGTAGTTGTCATCGTAATGAACCTTCAGGTTCATTACATGGTCTTATGAGAGTACGTAATTTCACTCAAGATGATGCTCATATTTTTTGTACGAAAGAACAAGTGCGCACTGAAATTAACAATTGTATTAAAATGATATATGATTTATATAGTATATTTAATTTTAAAAAAATCTTAGTCAAACTTTCTACTCGTCCAGAAAAAAGAATTGGTACTGATTCTTTGTGGGATCAATCAGAAAAAGATTTATCTGATATGTTAATAGAAAATCATTTATCATTTGAATATCAATTGGGAGAAGGTGCTTTTTATGGACCTAAAATTGAATTTATTTTACAGGATTCTTTAGACCGGAACTGGCAATGTGGAACAATTCAACTGGATTTTTACTTACCTTTACGTTTAAATTCATTTTATATTAATGAAAATAATGAACGTAAAGTGCCTGTGATTATTCACCGAGCTATATTAGGTTCAATTGAGCGTTTTATTGGTATATTAATTGAAGAATGTTCAGGAAATTTGCCAACATGGTTATCTCCAGTACAAGTAGTAATACTTAGTATTAATAATATTGGTTTGGATTATATTAAAAAATTAGTTAAAAATTTTTCTGATCTAAATATCCGTATAGAATCTGATCTCAGAAATGAAAAAATCGGTTTTAAAATTCGCGAACATATACTTCATAAAATTCCTTATATATTAATTTGTGGAGAAAAAGAAATTAGTGCTAACAAGATATCTGTTCGAGACAGAAATGGTAATCATTTTACAATGATCGATATTGATATTTTTATTAAAAAGTTACAAAAAGAAATTATTACTCGTAACTTTTATCAAATGGAGGAATAA
- the infC gene encoding translation initiation factor IF-3 — MKGGKRIQLTRPNRINSEIRAIKVRLTGVEGNQMGIVHLREALEKSEELGLDLVEISPNAEPPVCRIMDYGKFLYEKSKSSKEQKKKQKVVQIKEIKFRPGTDEGDYRVKLRNLMRFLEDGDKVKITLRFRGREMAHQKIGVDVLNRVKNDLIELATVESFPSKIEGRQMIMILAPKKK, encoded by the coding sequence ATTAAAGGTGGAAAAAGAATTCAACTAACACGTCCTAATCGAATAAATAGTGAAATACGTGCTATTAAAGTTCGCCTTACAGGTGTCGAAGGTAATCAAATGGGTATAGTTCATTTGCGTGAAGCCTTAGAAAAATCTGAGGAATTAGGATTAGATTTAGTAGAAATTAGTCCAAATGCTGAGCCTCCTGTTTGTCGAATCATGGATTATGGGAAGTTTCTTTACGAAAAAAGCAAATCTTCTAAGGAACAGAAAAAAAAACAAAAAGTTGTTCAGATAAAAGAAATTAAATTTCGTCCAGGAACAGATGAAGGCGATTATCGAGTTAAATTGCGTAATTTGATGCGTTTTTTAGAAGATGGAGATAAAGTTAAGATTACTTTGCGATTTAGAGGTCGTGAAATGGCACATCAAAAGATTGGTGTTGATGTTTTAAATAGAGTTAAAAACGATTTAATTGAGTTAGCAACAGTTGAATCATTTCCATCTAAAATTGAAGGTCGTCAAATGATAATGATTTTAGCACCAAAGAAAAAATAG
- the rpmI gene encoding 50S ribosomal protein L35, whose product MPKIKTLKSAAKRFKKTASGKFKRKQANLRHILTKKTTTKKRHLRPKILVSKGDIDRVKSFLPYA is encoded by the coding sequence ATGCCAAAAATTAAAACTTTAAAAAGTGCAGCTAAACGTTTTAAAAAAACTGCATCTGGTAAATTTAAACGCAAACAAGCAAATTTACGTCATATTTTAACAAAAAAAACAACAACTAAAAAACGTCATCTTCGTCCTAAGATTTTAGTATCTAAAGGAGATATAGATAGAGTTAAATCTTTTTTACCATATGCGTAA